The Prunus dulcis chromosome 3, ALMONDv2, whole genome shotgun sequence genome segment TTGAAAGAAGAGAGTGCAGTCACATTTGCCAAACCAGATGGAATCTGACCAGAAAGATTATTTTTGTCCAGCAGAAGAACAGTCAGATTTCCCAAGTTCACAAGATCATTTGGTATCTCACCGGTGAGATGGTTTGAAGAAAGCTCCAGCACTTCTAAAGAGTAAAGCTGCCCCAAACTAGATGGAATGGTACCTGTAAGGTTATTACCAGATAAGGACAGATACCTCAGATCCCTTACCTGGCCAAGACTGGTGGGGATCTGACCCCGCAACATGTTCCAACTCAGGTTAAGGGCAACAAGGGACACCAATTTCCCAAAAGTAGGGGGAATGGGACCAATAATCTGATTCCGAGATGCATCTAAAAATTTAAGAGATTTGCACATTATGCCAACTTCGGCAGGAATCTGACCATATAGCTTGTTGTTACTCACATTAACAACCAATGAATCCAATCCCTCACACTTCCCAAATAAACTACCTGGAAATGTTCCAGTAAGCTTGTTTTCTCCAACAAGGAATGCATAAAGAGTTTGCTTCCCTAATCTTTCATGTGCAATAGGCAGTGACGGCAAAGTGCCAGTAAAATTATTGTCCCCAAAGTTGTGCAGTACTGTAAGACCATCATCTTCTCCGTACAGTTGCAACGGGTTTCCAACTTGGGTTTTCGATGCAAAAAATGCCACATAGGGCGAGGACGGATCATCatctttgaaagaaaaatctttCAAGGGAGAAACTGGAGCACAAGTGCTGTTAAAATATTCAGGTATTGAACCTGACAAGATGTTTCCGCTGACATCAAACATAACCATACAAGGAACCTGAAGATCCTGAAGAAGCTCCCCACTAAGCCTGTTAGAGCTTACATCAAAAAATTGAAGCTTCCTGCAGCGACTAAGCCCACTAGGAATTTCCCCAGTAAAAAAGTTCTGAGCCAAATTGATCATTTCTAAGTATTCACAACTACCCCAATTGCTCGGGAAGTTGCCCTCAATACTTGCCCTTGGTGCCCACAAGATCCTTAGCTTTGGAAGGGTAGTAATTTCCACAGGCATTGCACCTTGAAAGTAATTGAAGTCGTCATTCATAGAATTCAACTGCTCCAATAAAGAGTCCACTACTGTATCATTGACTCGTGGTAGCGGATTAAACATAGACGACAACACAAGAACAGACAACTCAGAGCAATTCCCCAACTCTCGTGGTAATGAACTACTTAGGCTATTCCTCGACACATCCAACACTTCCAGCGCCTGAAGCCGGCCGAGTTCAGCTGGAATACCCTCTTCCAACATATTTGAATACAACATCAGCGTCCTCAACTGACTGCAATTTCCTAAACTGCTTGGAATTTTATCAACCAAGAAATTACCCGCCAAATCAAGATGCTCCAGCTTCCCACAATTGTCTCCAATCTCGCTGGGAACATCCCCACTAAGTGAATTGTACGACAAATACACAGCCTTTAACCTACCAATGAAACCCGGAATGGTCCCATTCACAAGATTCCCAGCTACATTCAAGATCTCTAAGCTCACAGAGTTTGACCACGAGGTCGGTATCTCACCTTCaatcatattgaacccaagatTAAGAACCCGCAGATTTGGATTAAGCTGAAACGGCAGAGACCCAGTTATCGAGTTGCCCTCAAGATCAAGAACCTCCAAATTTTTCAAGCCCAAAACTTCACTAGGAATTTCACCATCCAAACCATTGAAGGGAAGCGACAAGACCCTAAGCTCAGTGAGCTTCCCAATTACAGAGGGGAGCTTCCCAGACAACCTTCCTCTACTACCCACACAGCTCCTCCGAATTCCGAACCCATAAAGCGGAAACTGGGCAAAATCTAAGCACGCAATAGATTTCGATCCACCTTCGCCTCCTCCACTATTCCCAGTAATGTTGAGCGCAACCACCTGAGAATTTGAATTGCAGAAGACGCCGAACCATGAGCAGTGACCAGAATTGACCGAATAATTCCAGCTGGAAAGCAAGCCTGACGGGTCTGAGACCGAGTTCTTGAGCTGGAGGAGCACCGATGCGTCAGTATCAGCATCAGCGAAAACGACGCCGTTCAGGGAAGCGCAGAAGACCCATAAGAGCAACACGAGCTTCAGAACAAGCACTGGCGAAGTGGGTTTGCGAAAAAACTGCTCTTTGGTGACTGAAGAGGACGAAGGGGAAAAACCCATCTCTTGAAACTATGACAGCTAAGTGGGTCTCTACGAAAATTACATAAGCAACGCACAATGTCAGCATAAAGCTcgaaaagaaggaaatagcTTAAGAATATAATCATTTGGAAGGAATTAAATTCTTACCCCTTCAGCTAGACTATCTACAACTGTCAG includes the following:
- the LOC117622768 gene encoding LRR receptor-like serine/threonine-protein kinase RPK2, yielding MGFSPSSSSVTKEQFFRKPTSPVLVLKLVLLLWVFCASLNGVVFADADTDASVLLQLKNSVSDPSGLLSSWNYSVNSGHCSWFGVFCNSNSQVVALNITGNSGGGEGGSKSIACLDFAQFPLYGFGIRRSCVGSRGRLSGKLPSVIGKLTELRVLSLPFNGLDGEIPSEVLGLKNLEVLDLEGNSITGSLPFQLNPNLRVLNLGFNMIEGEIPTSWSNSVSLEILNVAGNLVNGTIPGFIGRLKAVYLSYNSLSGDVPSEIGDNCGKLEHLDLAGNFLVDKIPSSLGNCSQLRTLMLYSNMLEEGIPAELGRLQALEVLDVSRNSLSSSLPRELGNCSELSVLVLSSMFNPLPRVNDTVVDSLLEQLNSMNDDFNYFQGAMPVEITTLPKLRILWAPRASIEGNFPSNWGSCEYLEMINLAQNFFTGEIPSGLSRCRKLQFFDVSSNRLSGELLQDLQVPCMVMFDVSGNILSGSIPEYFNSTCAPVSPLKDFSFKDDDPSSPYVAFFASKTQVGNPLQLYGEDDGLTVLHNFGDNNFTGTLPSLPIAHERLGKQTLYAFLVGENKLTGTFPGSLFGKCEGLDSLVVNVSNNKLYGQIPAEVGIMCKSLKFLDASRNQIIGPIPPTFGKLVSLVALNLSWNMLRGQIPTSLGQVRDLRYLSLSGNNLTGTIPSSLGQLYSLEVLELSSNHLTGEIPNDLVNLGNLTVLLLDKNNLSGQIPSGLANVTALSSFNVSFNNFSGSLPSNNNLMKCNAAIGNPYIHSCPMFSLTQPSSDSQGRDGDSQPYAASPVGVPASRNGNFNSIEIASITSASAIVSVLLALVVLFLYTRKWNAKSGALGSTRKEVTVFTNIGVPLTFESVVRATGSFNASNCIGNGGFGATYKAEISPGILVAIKRLSVGRFQGVQQFHAEIKTLGRLRHPNLVTLLGYHASDAEMFLIYNYLAGGNLEKFIKERSTRAVDWRILHKIALDIARALAYLHDQCVPRVLHRDVKPSNILLDDDFNAYLSDFGLARLLGTSETHATTGVAGTFGYVAPEYAMTCRVSDKADVYSYGVVLLELLSDKKALDPSFSSYGNGFNIVQWSCMLLRQGRAKEFFTAGLWDAGPHDDLVEVLHLAVVCTVDSLSTRPTMRQVVRRLKQLQPPSC